The Amycolatopsis endophytica genome includes the window ACCTGATGCTGAACAAGGAGATGAACGCTGTCGCGGATCTTTGGGCCGAGGATGGCACCGCGGAATTCCCCTTCGCCGACGGTGATGCCCCACGGCGACTGACCGGGCGCGAAGAAGTCCGCGGTTACCTGGCCGGATACCCGGAACTGCTGGATGTGCGGGAAGTCGCCGCGCTCACCGTGTGGCCGACCGGGGACACGGACACCGCGGTGGTCGAGTGGACGGCCGAGGGGCGCGCGGTTCGCACCGGCGAGCGCTACCGGCTGGATTACGTCGTCGTGCTGACCGTGCGGGATGATCTGATCACGGTGTATCGCGACTATTGGAGCCCGCTGGCGACGGCTCGCGCGGCCGGGCGGTTGCCCGAGCTGATCGCTTCGCTCGACCGGGGCGATGTCTCGTGACCGGGGTGCTCGTGACCGGAGGCACCGGGAAGACCGGTGCGGCACTGGTCGAACAGCTTCGCGGTGCCGGAGTACCGGTGCGGATCGCGAGCCGGCGCCCCTCCGCCGTCGATCCCGACGCGATCCGATTCGATTGGGAGGACCCGAGTACACACGAAGCCGCGCTGCGCGGCGTGAATCGCGTCTTCCTGGTTCCCCCGGTGGACAGCGTCGACCCCTTGCCCCTGGCCGGGCCTTTCCTGCGCCGGGCGCGGCGGGCCGGCGTGCGCCGGGTCGTGCTGCTCGGTTCCGCCATCGTCCTGCCGAACGCGCCCAGCGCGCTGGAGCTGGCGGCGCAGGTGCGGGCCGAGCCGGGTTGGGTGGTGCTGCGCGCCTCGGGGTTCATGCAGAACTTCTTGCGTCCGCATCCGCTGGGGGAACGCATCAACCGGCTCGGCGAGATCCGCACCGCGGCCGGCGACGGCAAGGTGGGGTGGATCGACGTCCGGGACATCGCGGCTGCCGCGGCGGCTTTGCTGGGGGAGCCCGCGGTCCGCGTCGCACGCGACGACTACCTGCTCACCGGGCCCGAAAGTCTGAGCTACGGCGATGCCGCGGCAGCCATCACCGCCCAGGCGGGCCGCCGGATCCGGGTACGGCGGATCGAGTCGGACGAGCAGGCCGCGGCTTACCGGGCCGCCGGGCTGCCCGCCGAGTTCGCCGCTGCCCTCGCGACCGTCGAGGACGGGATCCGGCGCGGGCGGGAAGACCGCGTCAGCACGGCCGTGCTCGACTTGACCGGCCGACCGCCCCGCACCTTCGCGCGATTCGTTGCTGAGCACGCGAACGAGTGGCGCGCGAAGTGACACGGGGCCGGGTGCCCGTTGGCTCAGGCCGGCAAGGGAAGCCGCTCGGTCAGCGTCGTGACCTGGTTGCGCGGGCCCGCGACGATCACGCCGGCGAGCCCCGGGTCCCAGCGGGAGCCCCGGCCGGGTGCCGATGCCCCGGCCCCGAGGACGGCCGCCGCGTTGACCGACACGGTGATGTCGGCATACCACCCCCGCCACGAGCGGACCTGGTAGTGATCCAGTCCGGTTTCGTTCTCGGCCTGCTGGAAGCATTCCTCGATGCGGCAGCGGGTCCGGCGGTCCAGGCCACGTGCAGCAGGCTCGAGCGGAGTGGTGCGTGGCAGGCCTAGCGGCGGCGAAGCACGGCACGGTGGCCGCGGGTGCGAGCAGGAACCGGGCCGATCACCTGCGGCGGTTCGGCGAGACGTGGTGGACGGCAGCCGCGGCCCTCGCCTCGGCCACTTGCGGCAGGCGGGACCGGTGGAGGCGGACGAGCTGGCCGGGCCAGCCTGGAGCGCGTCGGCCGTCGTGCCTCCCCGGCCGGCCTGGCGCTGCACTACGGCCGCAGGACGAGCTTCCCGGCGGCGTGACCGCTCGCGCTCAGCTCCTGAGCCTTCGCGGCGTCCTCCAGCGGAAGGTTCTCGTGAGCTTGCCCTCGCCCGCGAGGCGGGTGTACTCGCCGAGGCGGGAACCGAACGGGGCGCGGTCAACTCGCTCTGCCAC containing:
- a CDS encoding nuclear transport factor 2 family protein; the protein is MPSAPEKVFRRLLDLMLNKEMNAVADLWAEDGTAEFPFADGDAPRRLTGREEVRGYLAGYPELLDVREVAALTVWPTGDTDTAVVEWTAEGRAVRTGERYRLDYVVVLTVRDDLITVYRDYWSPLATARAAGRLPELIASLDRGDVS
- a CDS encoding NAD(P)H-binding protein — protein: MTGVLVTGGTGKTGAALVEQLRGAGVPVRIASRRPSAVDPDAIRFDWEDPSTHEAALRGVNRVFLVPPVDSVDPLPLAGPFLRRARRAGVRRVVLLGSAIVLPNAPSALELAAQVRAEPGWVVLRASGFMQNFLRPHPLGERINRLGEIRTAAGDGKVGWIDVRDIAAAAAALLGEPAVRVARDDYLLTGPESLSYGDAAAAITAQAGRRIRVRRIESDEQAAAYRAAGLPAEFAAALATVEDGIRRGREDRVSTAVLDLTGRPPRTFARFVAEHANEWRAK